The Plectropomus leopardus isolate mb chromosome 7, YSFRI_Pleo_2.0, whole genome shotgun sequence genome window below encodes:
- the bcan gene encoding brevican core protein: MNRRPDVSLPVLLCAICLLVLPTSSTHHHDSDDSKLLHVTIPATPPVVAVLGGSLTLPCLVSLAHPPPSPSTNGRHAVLSLPRVKWSVLTHGRETEILVARGDRVRVSEAYKERASLLNYAYSPADLTLRLESLRQNDTGFYRCEVQQGLEDADDVAQVKVKGVVFHYRDASSRYAFTFERAREACEEIGAEIATPEQLLAAYHSGYEQCDAGWLSDHSVRYPIHTPREGCFGDMDGLPGVRNYGLLEPDELYDVYCYVENINGEVFHGSAPQRFTFWEAKAYCLSHGAELVTTAQLYAAWNDGLNLCSPGWLADGSVRYPIVTPRERCGGGEPGVRTVYRYSNQTGFPEAHTRHDVYCFRSDNGPYTESPQDFLATEPEDIGQDIVFLTNPAEEEEEEEVTAKEEEELTAKEDEEEEEEEEEEVTTKGGEEIQHALTANPVKQGPVRAPTFGYDQVDIHQSVPPSPEHQESTEDTWEVIEKESHPESHQPAPEDNAHHDESNTLPTVSLQAAEDSSVPSAGVTAPSESAGPLESAGPSESMGPSESTGPSESTGPSESTGPSESTGTLENTGLSESTGPSESTGPSESTGPSESTGPSELLISVTESSDVPAATSAADVDELLSSSAVLPQNGDLPVLQEDHTLDVHLDVLSEAELVSASTSSDVSGLPEETSAASAEETLAVTSSPHSEDTDVHSNTLPPSFDPRTPESLLTGEESGEESAETPNSETHSSVGVDTSATSEQVPTPDSVDDHTSEPPRVTAESSISVHDDDEDADGTSDDPTDQSGHVHSSEPPTVDVITATEDSSVNAPVLDSDLVTLMTSPVPVTLSPPSVEVEASSPEIITFIPESNTSPVAEDIQDKLEQEVLGEKNSEVFLSTTQNLTDGDPEREVREGSGEASGESSEVTSHLLLTNPALSDNRTSEGSGDEDATDAPPPSDIKITLIPHLTLSAGWEPQPSSSTPQESRSEWESSAEPPATEDTEDASSEHETEITTSNINEHVLERAEGESSTDEPQVKVCTWRPDEQGARGPTVTADSSDVTVMAPTVFPQYPALAASLPAAKVSAVRPGATSDSCLENPCLNGGTCVDGESARCLCLPGYGGDLCQTDVEVCEPGWEKFQSFCYRHFAKRQSWEAAEQHCRMCGGHLLSVMTPEEQDYINDKYREYQWIGLNDRTIEGDFRWSDGNPLLYENWFKGQPDSYFLSGEDCAVMVWHDGGRWSDVPCNYHLSYTCKKGISSCGEPPKVPYAKVFGKKHLRYETNSKVRYYCEEGLVQKLNPVIRCLPGGQWEEPLITCLPTHSIEEDVVTSLPSQRAAAAEAVEVTGSATEKAAPLFWDINWNV; encoded by the exons CCGCCACGCTGTGCTGTCCCTCCCCCGGGTCAAATGGAGCGTGCTGACTCACGGCCGGGAGACAGAGATCCTGGTGGCCCGTGGCGACAGGGTGAGAGTCAGCGAGGCCTACAAAGAGCGAGCCTCGCTGCTCAACTACGCCTACTCCCCCGCCGACCTCACGCTGCGGCTGGAGAGCCTGAGGCAGAACGACACCGGCTTCTACCGCTGCGAGGTGCAGCAGGGCCTGGAGGACGCCGACGATGTGGCTCAGGTCAAGGTCAAAG GGGTGGTGTTCCATTACCGAGATGCATCCAGCCGCTACGCCTTCACCTTTGAGCGGGCCAGAGAGGCCTGCGAGGAGATCGGGGCTGAAATCGCAACTCCGGAGCAGCTGCTGGCCGCCTACCACAGCGGGTACGAGCAGTGTGACGCCGGCTGGCTGTCGGACCACTCAGTCAG ATATCCCATCCACACGCCCAGAGAgggctgttttggggacatggaCGGCCTGCCAGGGGTGAGGAACTACGGCCTGTTAGAGCCTGATGAGCTATATGACGTCTACTGCTACGTGGAGAATATCAATG GTGAGGTGTTCCATGGCTCCGCCCCCCAGCGTTTCACCTTCTGGGAGGCCAAGGCATACTGTCTGAGTCATGGCGCCGAGCTGGTCACCACGGCTCAGCTGTACGCGGCCTGGAACGACGGACTGAACCTCTGCAGTCCTGGCTGGCTGGCGGATGGGAGCGTGCGCTACCCCATCGTCACCCCCAGAGAGCGCTGCGGGGGCGGCGAGCCTGGCGTCAGAACGGTTTACCGTTACAGCAACCAGACGGGCTTCCCCGAGGCCCACACCAGACACGACGTCTACTGCTTCAGAA GCGATAATGGCCCCTACACAGAATCTCCTCAGGATTTTCTGGCCACAGAGCCGGAGGACATTGGCCAGGACATTGTTTTCTTAACTAatcctgcagaggaggaggaggaggaggaggtgacggccaaggaggaggaggagctgacggccaaggaggacgaggaggaggaggaggaggaggaggaggaggtgacgACTAAGGGGGGCGAAGAGATCCAACATGCCCTGACGGCCAACCCTGTGAAGCAGGGCCCGGTGCGGGCTCCAACGTTTGGTTATGACCAGGTGGACATTCATCAGTCTGTCCCTCCTTCACCTGAGCACCAGGAGTCCACAGAGGACACCTGGGAGGTGATAGAGAAGGAGAGCCACCCGGAGTCCCATCAGCCAGCACCCGAAGACAACGCACATCATGACGAGTCCAACACGCTTCCAACAGTTTCTCTGCAGGCTGCTGAGGATTCGTCTGTCCCCTCAGCTGGTGTGACGGCTCCCTCAGAGAGCGCGGGGCCCTTGGAGAGCGCTGGACCCTCGGAGAGCATGGGACCCTCAGAGAGCACGGGACCCTCAGAGAGCACAGGACCCTCAGAGAGCACAGGACCCTCGGAGAGCACGGGGACCTTGGAGAACACAGGGCTCTCAGAGAGCACGGGACCCTCAGAGAGCACAGGACCCTCGGAAAGCACGGGGCCCTCAGAAAGCACAGGGCCCTCAGAGCTTCTTATTTCTGTGACTGAGAGCTCCGACGTTCCAGCTGCAACATCCGCAGCTGACGTCGATGAGCTCCTCAGCAGCTCCGCGGTGCTCCCACAGAACGGCGACCTTCCCGTCCTTCAGGAGGACCACACTCTAGACGTCCACCTGGATGTCTTGTCTGAGGCCGAGCTCGTCTCTGCCAGCACCTCCTCTGATGTTTCAGGGCTGCCAGAGGAGACCAGCGCCGCCTCCGCAGAGGAGACGTTAGCGGTGACCTCTTCACCCCACAGCGAGGACACAGACGTTCACTCCAACACGCTGCCGCCATCGTTTGATCCCAGGACACCTGAGAGCCTCCTGACAGGAGAGGAGTCCGGAGAGGAGAGCGCGGAGACGCCAAACTCTGAGACTCACAGTTCGGTTGGTGTGGACACCTCTGCTACCTCTGAGCAGGTCCCCACACCTGACTCAG TTGATGATCACACCTCAGAGCCTCCACGTGTGACCGCGGAGTCGTCCATCTCGGTCCACGACGATGACGAGGACGCCGACGGCACCTCAGATGATCCGACTGACCAGAGCGGACACGTCCACTCATCAGAACCCCCCACTGTAGACGTCATCACGGCCACAGAAGACTCCAGCGTGAACGCTCCGGTCCTCGACAGCGATCTCGTCACTCTGATGACATCACCCGTACCTGTTACCCTGTCCCCGCCCTCGGTGGAGGTCGAGGCCAGCTCCCCGGAGATTATCACCTTCATACCTGAGAGCAACACGTCACCTGTGGCAGAGGACATCCAGGACAAACTAGAGCAGGAGGTTTTAGGCGAAAAAAACTCAGAGGTGTTTCTCAGCACCACCCAAAATCTCACAGACGGCGATCCGGAGCGAGAAGTCAGAGAGGGATCAGGTGAGGCGTCAGGAGAAAGCTCAGAGGTCACGTCACATCTCCTGCTGACAAACCCAGCTCTCTCAGACAACCGCACGTCTGAGGGAAGCGGCGATGAAGACGCCACTGACGCTCCTCCTCCGTCAGACATAAAAATCACTCTGATCCCTCATCTGACGCTCTCAGCGGGCTGGGAGCCGCAGCCGTCCTCCTCCACGCCGCAGGAGTCTCGCTCTGAGTGGGAGTCCAGCGCCGAGCCGCCCGCCACCGAGGACACTGAGGACGCCTCCAGTGAGCACGAGACCGAGATCACCACCAGCAACATCAATG AGCACGTTTTGGAGCGAGCTGAGGGGGAGAGCAGCACTGACGAGCCTCAAGTTAAAGTTTGCACATGGCGTCCGGACGAACAGGGAGCCAGGGGTCCGACTGTCACCGCCGACAGCAGCGACGTGACCGTCATGGCTCCCACCGTGTTCCCACAGTATCCGGCGCTGGCGGCCTCGCTGCCGGCGGCCAAAGTGTCTGCTGTGAGACCAGGAGCCACGTCAG ACTCCTGCCTGGAGAACCCGTGTCTGAACGGCGGCACTTGTGTGGACGGCGAATCAGCACGGTGTCTTTGCTTGCCCGGATACGGAGGAGACTTGTGCCAGACGG ACGTGGAGGTGTGCGAGCCCggctgggagaagtttcagagCTTCTGTTATCGTCACTTTGCCAAGAGGCAGAGCTGGGAGGCGGCCGAGCAGCACTGCCGCATGTGTGGAGGACACCTGCTGTCCGTCATGACCCCCGAGGAGCAGGACTACATCAACG ataaatacAGAGAATATCAGTGGATCGGACTGAACGACAGGACCATCGAGGGAGACTTCCGCTGGTCGGATGGGAACCCTCTG CTGTACGAGAACTGGTTCAAAGGTCAGCCTGACAGCTACTTCCTGTCAGGCGAGGACTGCGCGGTGATGGTGTGGCACGACGGCGGCCGCTGGAGCGACGTGCCGTGTAACTACCACCTGTCCTACACCTGCAAGAAGGGCATCT CCTCCTGTGGCGAGCCGCCTAAAGTCCCGTACGCTAAGGTGTTCGGGAAGAAACATTTGCGCTACGAGACCAACAGCAAGGTGCGGTACTACTGCGAGGAGGGTTTAGTGCAGAAACTGAATCCTGTCATCAGATGTCTCCCCGGCGGCCAGTGGGAAGAGCCGCTGATCACCTGCCTCCCAA CACATTCGATAGAGGAGGACGTGGTGACATCACTCCCCTCTCAGCGTGCGGCGGCGGCGGAGGCCGTGGAGGTGACGGGATCGGCCACAGAGAAAGCAGCTCCGCTGTTCTGGGACATTAACTGGAACGTCTGA